A genomic region of Alnus glutinosa chromosome 11, dhAlnGlut1.1, whole genome shotgun sequence contains the following coding sequences:
- the LOC133881885 gene encoding probable serine/threonine-protein kinase PIX13 isoform X1: MGICWGSPADDNPTPSTTTHLSSVMAGISQTTSNTGTSRGSNFSANSHFSAASGDQGYPDGHILPTPKLRIFGFAELKSATRNFRADTVLGEGGFGTVYKGWLDEKGPSKTGSGTVIAVKKLNSESMQGFEEWQSEVNFLGRLSHPNLVKLLGYCWEDKELLLIYEFMQKGSLENHLFGRGAAVQSLPWEIRLKIAIGAARGLAFLHTSDKQVIYRDFKASNILLDGSYTAKISDFGLAKLGPSASQSHVTTRVMGTYGYAAPEYVATGHLYVKSDVYGFGVVLVEILTGLRALDSNRPNGKHNLVDWIKPSLSERRKLKQIMDTRLEGRYPSKAALHISQLALKCLAAEPKHRPSMKEVLETLERIETAKERPREPRNRSTHPMAHRQGQQPLHHRSPLHPRQDGN; encoded by the exons ATGGGGATTTGTTGGGGTTCTCCGGCTGATGATAACCCAACTCCAAGCACTACTACCCATCTCAGTTCAG TTATGGCAGGGATATCTCAGACAACCAGCAATACAGGTACTTCTAGGGGCAGTAACTTCTCTGCAAATAGCCATTTCTCGGCGGCTAGCGGCGATCAAGGTTATCCTGATGGGCATATCTTGCCCACCCCAAAGTTGAGGATCTTTGGTTTTGCAGAACTGAAGTCTGCAACCAGGAATTTTAGAGCTGATACGGTTCTTGGTGAAGGAGGCTTTGGAACGGTCTACAAGGGTTGGCTTGATGAGAAGGGGCCGTCCAAGACCGGAAGCGGGACGGTAATTGCTGTTAAAAAATTGAACTCTGAGAGCATGCAAGGATTTGAGGAGTGGCAG TCAGAGGTAAATTTCTTAGGAAGGCTTTCTCATCCCAACCTTGTCAAGCTGTTGGGATACTGTTGGGAGGATAAAGAGTTACTCCTCATTTACGAATTCATGCAAAAGGGAAGCTTGGAAAACCATCTCTTTGGAA GGGGCGCAGCTGTTCAGTCGCTTCCATGGGAAATACGGCTTAAGATTGCAATAGGAGCAGCTCGGGGGCTAGCCTTCTTGCACACTTCTGATAAGCAAGTTATCTATAGAGATTTCAAGGCCTCCAATATATTGCTGGATGGG TCCTATACTGCCAAGATATCAGACTTTGGCTTGGCAAAGTTGGGCCCATCGGCTAGTCAATCACATGTGACAACACGGGTAATGGGCACATATGGTTATGCTGCTCCAGAGTATGTTGCCACAG GGCACCTGTATGTAAAGAGCGACGTGTATGGTTTTGGTGTCGTTTTGGTTGAGATTTTAACCGGTTTACGAGCACTTGATTCGAATCGCCCAAATGGGAAACATAATCTGGTGGACTGGATCAAACCATCTCTATCAGAAAGACGAAAGTTGAAGCAAATTATGGACACCCGGCTGGAAGGAAGATATCCGTCTAAAGCTGCATTACATATATCTCAGCTCGCTCTAAAATGTCTTGCAGCCGAACCGAAACACCGACCATCGATGAAAGAAGTTCTGGAGACGCTGGAACGGATTGAAACTGCCAAGGAAAGACCAAGGGAACCTAGAAATCGTTCTACTCATCCTATGGCTCACCGGCAGGGCCAGCAGCCTTTGCACCATCGTTCTCCACTTCACCCAAGACAGGATGGAAATTAA
- the LOC133881885 gene encoding probable serine/threonine-protein kinase PIX13 isoform X2: MGICWGSPADDNPTPSTTTHLSSGISQTTSNTGTSRGSNFSANSHFSAASGDQGYPDGHILPTPKLRIFGFAELKSATRNFRADTVLGEGGFGTVYKGWLDEKGPSKTGSGTVIAVKKLNSESMQGFEEWQSEVNFLGRLSHPNLVKLLGYCWEDKELLLIYEFMQKGSLENHLFGRGAAVQSLPWEIRLKIAIGAARGLAFLHTSDKQVIYRDFKASNILLDGSYTAKISDFGLAKLGPSASQSHVTTRVMGTYGYAAPEYVATGHLYVKSDVYGFGVVLVEILTGLRALDSNRPNGKHNLVDWIKPSLSERRKLKQIMDTRLEGRYPSKAALHISQLALKCLAAEPKHRPSMKEVLETLERIETAKERPREPRNRSTHPMAHRQGQQPLHHRSPLHPRQDGN; this comes from the exons ATGGGGATTTGTTGGGGTTCTCCGGCTGATGATAACCCAACTCCAAGCACTACTACCCATCTCAGTTCAG GGATATCTCAGACAACCAGCAATACAGGTACTTCTAGGGGCAGTAACTTCTCTGCAAATAGCCATTTCTCGGCGGCTAGCGGCGATCAAGGTTATCCTGATGGGCATATCTTGCCCACCCCAAAGTTGAGGATCTTTGGTTTTGCAGAACTGAAGTCTGCAACCAGGAATTTTAGAGCTGATACGGTTCTTGGTGAAGGAGGCTTTGGAACGGTCTACAAGGGTTGGCTTGATGAGAAGGGGCCGTCCAAGACCGGAAGCGGGACGGTAATTGCTGTTAAAAAATTGAACTCTGAGAGCATGCAAGGATTTGAGGAGTGGCAG TCAGAGGTAAATTTCTTAGGAAGGCTTTCTCATCCCAACCTTGTCAAGCTGTTGGGATACTGTTGGGAGGATAAAGAGTTACTCCTCATTTACGAATTCATGCAAAAGGGAAGCTTGGAAAACCATCTCTTTGGAA GGGGCGCAGCTGTTCAGTCGCTTCCATGGGAAATACGGCTTAAGATTGCAATAGGAGCAGCTCGGGGGCTAGCCTTCTTGCACACTTCTGATAAGCAAGTTATCTATAGAGATTTCAAGGCCTCCAATATATTGCTGGATGGG TCCTATACTGCCAAGATATCAGACTTTGGCTTGGCAAAGTTGGGCCCATCGGCTAGTCAATCACATGTGACAACACGGGTAATGGGCACATATGGTTATGCTGCTCCAGAGTATGTTGCCACAG GGCACCTGTATGTAAAGAGCGACGTGTATGGTTTTGGTGTCGTTTTGGTTGAGATTTTAACCGGTTTACGAGCACTTGATTCGAATCGCCCAAATGGGAAACATAATCTGGTGGACTGGATCAAACCATCTCTATCAGAAAGACGAAAGTTGAAGCAAATTATGGACACCCGGCTGGAAGGAAGATATCCGTCTAAAGCTGCATTACATATATCTCAGCTCGCTCTAAAATGTCTTGCAGCCGAACCGAAACACCGACCATCGATGAAAGAAGTTCTGGAGACGCTGGAACGGATTGAAACTGCCAAGGAAAGACCAAGGGAACCTAGAAATCGTTCTACTCATCCTATGGCTCACCGGCAGGGCCAGCAGCCTTTGCACCATCGTTCTCCACTTCACCCAAGACAGGATGGAAATTAA
- the LOC133881753 gene encoding uncharacterized protein LOC133881753 yields the protein MGKVVERKKKKKGRPSLLDLQKRNIREQQQQQEVQHQKRTHNSAPHSASNYRTAPVPVPTSASGPTPVRRSTRRNPNLDADEIRHEEEDEEDDDDELDGKRREKKLKLVLRLPSQKSPLNSQGSESNAEEDEAASNSNKKRKINAIGNGSGLGDCAKGDKSISGANPTNTHQGGQLDSGPSTPLPDKKLLLFIIDRLQKKDTYGVFSEPVDPNELPDYHEVIQNPMDFGTLRNKLASGAYANLEQFEKDVTLICANAMQYNAPDTIYFRQARSIQELAKKNFENLRQDSDDNEPEPKIVRRGRPPTKNLKKSLGRPSLERAGSEFSADAGLATGGENTNWSNYDQRKGSHLTDKSALADSSGRLHGSRNNDVYTSWLVDNKFERNDEFTGSMKGNQMKLGKKQFVLDENRRKTYKQSHPSVGGREPSVLTTFDGERKQLLAVGLHSEHGYARSLARFAANLGPVAWKVASKKIERSLPSGVKFGPGWVGENDIIPPRPLLLPSMLPGQLSSLQPFPVVENSSSIATPSTVQSKGENLSETHEGNNLSEKHIPSTHSALGGHLSKHLPPSATTSVSPFTRNKSPEPLTGKAEVAEGSNSHTVINILNSSTGAIKPRPPFQINQGPVIHPGMNGFNGSFGFNIAAQVGKLIGAARPAGFNLQSPQMLDTISRTNTNYVHLATTNKLSSEDPKFMESSTSNNSGSLLPNSGSEALAAQIRGLHPRPSWQGMSPQQRTDSGLSSQQKPDSVPPDLNVRFQSPGSPNSSRVDSAQPDLALQL from the exons atgggtaaGGTGgtggagaggaagaagaagaagaaaggaaggccGTCTCTTTTAGATCTCCAGAAACGCAATATCAgagaacaacaacaacaacaagaagTACAACATCAAAAGCGAACCCACAACTCTGCCCCTCATTCTGCTTCTAATTACCGAACTGCCCCTGTTCCTGTCCCTACCTCTGCCTCAGGTCCTACTCCTGTGCGGCGATCCACCCGCCGGAACCCTAACCTCGACGCCGATGAGATCCGCCATGAGGAGGAGGACGAGGAGGATGACGACGACGAATTGGACGGGAAGCGCCGTGAGAAGAAGCTGAAGCTGGTGCTACGATTGCCCTCCCAGAAATCGCCGCTCAATTCGCAAGGCTCCGAATCGAATGCCGAGGAGGACGAGGCCGCGTCGAATAGCAACAAGAAGAGGAAGATCAATGCGATCGGGAATGGATCTGGGCTTGGGGACTGTGCAAAG GGCGACAAGTCGATCTCTGGTGCAAACCCCACAAATACCCACCAAG GGGGTCAGTTGGATTCGGGACCCTCAACGCCTTTACCGGATAAAAAGCTGTTACTGTTCATCATCGACAGGCTTCAAAA GAAGGACACTTATGGTGTGTTCTCTGAGCCAGTGGACCCGAATGAG CTTCCGGACTACCATGAAGTGATACAGAACCCAATGGATTTCGGAACCCTGCGGAATAAACTTGCTAGTGGAGCTTATGCGAACTTGGAACAGTTTGAG AAAGATGTTACCTTAATCTGTGCAAACGCAATGCAGTATAATGCGCCTGATACCATATATTTTCGACAG GCACGATCCATACAAGAGCTGGCAAAAAagaactttgaaaatctgaggCAGGATAGTGATGATAATGAACCAGAACCCAAAATAGTGAGAAGAGGTAGACCACCaaccaaaaatttgaaaaaatcacTGGGCAGGCCTTCCTTAGAGCGTGCTGGTTCAGAGTTTTCCGCTGATGCTGGTCTTGCGACTGGGGGAGAAAACACCAACTGGTCCAATTATGATCAGAGAAAAGGAAGTCATCTTACAGACAAGTCTGCTTTGGCAGATTCATCCGGACGACTCCATGGTTCTCGTAATAATGATGTTTATACTAGTTGGTTGGTTGATAACAAGTTTGAGAGGAATGATGAATTTACAG GTTCCATGAAGGGTAATCAAATGAAGCTTGGGAAGAAACAATTTGTACTTGATGAGAACAGACGTAAGACATATAAGCAATCCCATCCATCAGTTGGTGGGCGAGAGCCATCCGTGTTAACTACTTTTGATGGAGAGAGGAAGCAGCTTTTGGCT GTCGGGCTTCATTCAGAGCATGGCTATGCAAGGAGCCTTGCTCGTTTTGCTGCAAATCTGGGACCTGTTGCTTGGAAAGTTGCTTCTAAGAAGATAGAGAGATCTTTGCCTTCTGGCGTTAAGTTTGGCCCTGGATGGGTTGGAGAAAATGATATCATACCGCCAAGGCCATTGCTACTTCCTTCAATGTTACCAGGTCAGCTGTCATCATTGCAGCCATTTCCTGTTGTTGAAAACTCATCCTCTATTGCAACACCTAGCACTGTTCAATCGAAGGGAGAGAATTTATCAGAGACGCATGAAGGAAATAATTTGTCTGAGAAGCACATACCTTCCACTCACTCAGCTTTGGGTGGCCATCTAAGCAAGCATCTCCCTCCATCTGCTACCACCTCCGTATCCCCCTTCACTAGGAATAAATCGCCTGAACCCCTGACCGGTAAGGCAGAAGTTGCCGAAGGGTCAAATTCTCATACTGTGATTAATATATTGAATAGCAGTACTGGTGCAATCAAGCCAAGGCCTCCCTTTCAGATTAATCAGGGCCCTGTAATTCACCCTGGCATGAATGGATTTAATGGTTCCTTTGGGTTTAACATTGCGGCTCAAGTGGGGAAACTAATTGGAGCAGCCAGGCCTGCTGGGTTCAACTTACAGTCGCCTCAGATGCTCGACACAATCTCTAGGACTAATACCAACTATGTCCATCTGGCGACCACAAACAAGCTTAGTTCAGAAGACCCCAAGTTTATGGAAAGTTCAACTTCAAATAATTCCGGCAGCTTGTTGCCAAACTCCGGTAGTGAGGCATTGGCAGCCCAAATAAGAGGGCTTCATCCGCGGCCGTCTTGGCAAGGAATGTCGCCCCAACAGAGAACTGACTCTGGACTGTCATCACAACAGAAACCAGATTCAGTTCCACCAGACTTGAATGTCAGATTTCAGTCTCCAGGATCCCCTAATTCTAGCCGGGTTGATTCAGCACAGCCAGATTTAGCATTGCAGCTATGA
- the LOC133882322 gene encoding uncharacterized protein LOC133882322 — protein MCIAAFLWRAHPLFPFILLLNRDEYHSRPTRPLGWWEGDEILGGRDEVAGGTWLACSRGGRVAFLTNVREVQSLPEPKSRGDLPVRFLQSKKRPMEFAEEVAAEADQYNGFNLILADLCSKTMVYVTNRAKEGNNLVTEVESGIHVLTNARLDSPWPKAQRLGDSFKELLDKHGENELPMKEMVEKLMMDTVKDDESMLPHIFPPEREYHTSSIFVDTDTAIGRYGTRSTSAVFVKTTGGVQFYERHLENEVWKEETVTYQIEEAK, from the exons ATGTGCATTGCAGCGTTTCTATGGCGAGCTCACCCACTGTTCCCATTCATTCTCTTGCTTAACAGGGACGAGTATCACAGTCG GCCTACAAGGCCATTGGGATGGTGGGAAGGTGATGAAATTTTGGGGGGCAGAGATGAAGTGGCAGGTGGGACATGGTTGGCTTGTAGCAGGGGTGGACGGGTGGCTTTCCTCACAAATGTCAGGGAAGTTCAGTCGCTCCCAGAGCCCAAGAGTAGAGGGGACCTCCCAGTTCGGTTCTTGCAG AGCAAGAAGAGACCCATGGAGTTTGCAGAAGAAGTGGCGGCGGAGGCAGATCAGTATAATGGGTTTAACCTGATATTAGCTGATCTTTGTTCCAAAACCATGGTTTATGTAACCAATAGAGCAAAAGAAGGTAACAACCTTGTTACCGAAGTGGAATCTGGGATTCATGTGTTAACAAATGCAAGGCTAGACTCTCCATGGCCAAAG GCTCAACGACTGGGCGATAGTTTCAAAGAGCTATTGGATAAACATGGTGAAAATGAACTACCCATGAAAGAGATGGTTGAAAAGCTAATGATGGACACAGTTAAAGACGATGAAAGCATGCTACCTCACATTTTTCCTCCAGAACGGGAGTACCACACAAGTTCCATATTTGTTGACACAGACACTGCTATT GGACGTTATGGCACTAGAAGCACTTCTGCAGTGTTTGTGAAAACAACTGGTGGAGTACAGTTTTATGAGAGGCATCTGGAGAATGAAGTGTGGAAAGAAGAGACTGTAACTTACCAGATAGAAGAGGCGAAGTGA
- the LOC133880880 gene encoding EC protein III-like produces the protein MADTRGRGDVVSCNDKCGCSVPCPGGVTCRCTPTSVGYTAAGGDHKICSCGDHCGCSPCTCLKSVETTGSGKAFCKCGEGCTCAACNA, from the exons ATGGCGGATACAAGGGGACGAGGAGACGTTGTGAGTTGCAACGACAAGTGCGGCTGCTCTGTTCCATGCCCCGGTGGGGTAACTTGCAG ATGCACGCCGACGAGCGTGGGTTACACCGCAGCCGGAGGTGATCACAAGATATGCTCATGCGGTGACCACTGCGGCTGTAGCCCGTGCACATGCCTTAAGAGTGTCGAGACCACCGGTTCTGGCAAGGCCTTCTGCAAGTGTGGTGAGGGTTGCACATGTGCAGCTTGCAATGCCTGA